CTTGAAGGCCGCGCGGTCCTCGGCCTTGTGGATCGCCGTGCGGTCGGCGCCGATCATCTGCACGCCGAAGCGCTCGAGCACGCCGTTCTCCGCGACGGCCATCGCCAGGTTCAGGCCGGTCTGCCCGCCGAGGGTCGGCAGCAGCGCGTCGGGCCGCTCGCGCTCGATGATCTTCGCGAGGATCTCCGGGGTGAGCGGCTCGAGGTAGGTGCGGTCGGCGAGCGCCGGGTCGGTCATGATCGTCGCCGGGTTGGAGTTGACGAGGACGACCTCGAAGCCCTCCTCGCGCAGCGCCTTGCAGGCCTGGGCGCCGGAGTAGTCGAACTCGCAGGCCTGGCCGATGACGATCGGTCCCGAGCCGATGAGCAGGATCTTGCGGATGTCGGTGCGCTTCGGCACGGTCACTTGCCCCCGGCGCGCAGGGTGTCGAACGCGGCGAGGAACGTCTGGTGCAGCCCCTCGAAGTCGTCGGCGGTCGCGACGCCGGTGAGCTGGAAGAAGCGCCCCTCGGCGAGCACGACCCGGGTGAGCGCGACCATCTCCTTGTCGCCGCTGGTGTAGCTGTAGAGCCCCTGCATGTAGGGGGGCTTCGCCTCCTCGTGCTCCTCCAGAGAGAGGTAGCGCAGCCGCTCGAAGTCGAAGCGCATCTGGCCGAGCAGCGTCTGCCAGCGCACGTCGAGGGGGACCCGCCCGGCCGGCTCGTGCGTCAGGTGGATCAGCGGCTCGGCCCCCGAGGCGCTTGCGGGGCCCTTGGCGACGAGGCCGGGGCCCATGTGGCCGGAATCGTCGACGGACCAGCCGTCCGGCGGGGTGAACGCGAAGACCCCGGCCGGGTCGCGGTACGGGGTCGGCTCGGCGGCGATCCAGCCGAAGAGCGGCAGCAGGAAGAGGCCGAGGCAGACGGCGGCGGCCAGCAGTCGCTTGAGCCAGCGTCCGGCGGCCGACGTCTCGGGCGCGTCGGAAGCGAAGCGGAACTCCGCCTGACTGCTCATCTGCGGTGCCGCTCCATGAGCGCGATGAACTCGTCGAAGAGGTGGCGCGCGTCGTGCGGCCCCGGCGAGGCCTCGGGGTGGTACTGCACCGAGAACGCCGGGAGCGTGCGGTGGCGCAGCCCCTCGTTGGTCTTGTCGTAGAGATTGACGTGCGTCGGCTCGACGACCGCGGGGTCGAGAGAGTCCGGGTCGACACAGAAGCCGTGGTTCTGGCTCGTGATGTCGATGCGGCCGCTGGCCCGGTCCATGACGGGGTGGTTGGCGCCGCGGTGGCCGAACTTGAGCTTGTAGGTGCGCCCGCCCAGCGCGAGGCCGAGCATCTGGTGGCCGAGGCAGATGCCGAAGAGCGGCTTCTTCCCGAGCAGGCCGCGCACCGTCTCGGCGACGTAGGGCACGCCCTCCGGGTCGCCGGGGCCGTTGGAGAGGAAGATGCCGTCGGGCTGCGTCGCGAGGATCTCGGCGGCCGTCGCGGTGGCCGGGAAGACCGTCAGGTCGCAGCCGACGTCGGCCAGGCAGTCGAGGATGCTCTTCTTGATGCCGCAGTCGATCGCCGCAACCTTGAAGCGCTTCTCGCCGGGGTACTCCGGCTTGTAGGCCTTCGCGCAGGTCACCTCGCGCACGAGATCGCGCCCGACGAGGCCGGGCGAGTCCTGCGCCTTGCGCTGCAGGGATGTCGGGTCGAGGTCGAGCGTGGAGATGACGCCCTTCATCGCGCCGCGGCTGCGCAGGTGGCGCGTGAGGGCACGGGTGTCGACGCCGCTGATCCCGGGGATGCCGTGGCGGGCGAGGAAGGCGTCCAGGCTCTCGGCTGCCCGCCAGTTCGAGTGCAGCGGCGAGATCTCGCGCACGACGAAGCCCTCGACCCATGGACGGCCCGACTCGACGTCCTCGGGGTTGGCGCCGTAGTTGCCGA
The window above is part of the bacterium genome. Proteins encoded here:
- the carA gene encoding glutamine-hydrolyzing carbamoyl-phosphate synthase small subunit, whose protein sequence is MVTRPRPARPALLVLEDGTAFAGTAFGADGERHGEVVFNTSMSGYQEITTDPSYCGQIVAMTYPLIGNYGANPEDVESGRPWVEGFVVREISPLHSNWRAAESLDAFLARHGIPGISGVDTRALTRHLRSRGAMKGVISTLDLDPTSLQRKAQDSPGLVGRDLVREVTCAKAYKPEYPGEKRFKVAAIDCGIKKSILDCLADVGCDLTVFPATATAAEILATQPDGIFLSNGPGDPEGVPYVAETVRGLLGKKPLFGICLGHQMLGLALGGRTYKLKFGHRGANHPVMDRASGRIDITSQNHGFCVDPDSLDPAVVEPTHVNLYDKTNEGLRHRTLPAFSVQYHPEASPGPHDARHLFDEFIALMERHRR